CGCTGCTGAACCTGATTGCGGGTCTCGACCGGCCGACCTCCGGTTCCATGCAGGTGAACGGCCGCGAGTTGGCGCAGATGCCGCCGGAAGAACTGGCGCGCTACCGGCGCTTCACCGTGGGCATGGTGTTCCAGGCTTTCAATCTGATTCCCAGCATGACGCTGCTGGAGAACGTCGAGCTGCCGATGCGGTTCGCGGAGGTGGAGCGCGGCGAGCGCGCTGCTCGCGCCCAGGAAGCCCTTGAGCGCGTCGGCTTGTCAGCGCGGGTTGCGCACCGCCCGGTCGAGCTTTCCGGCGGCGAGCAGCAGCGTGCTTCCATCGCGCGCGCCCTGGTCAATCGCCCGGCGCTGCTGCTTGCCGACGAACCGACCGGAAATCTCGACAGCCGCACCGGCGAAGAGATCATGAGCTACCTGCGCGAGTGCCATGATCGCCAGGGCCTCACGGTCCTGCTGGTGACGCACG
The nucleotide sequence above comes from Terriglobales bacterium. Encoded proteins:
- a CDS encoding ABC transporter ATP-binding protein is translated as MSSSIKARDLVREYRMGETRIRAVNGISLDIGQGEFVALLGASGSGKSTLLNLIAGLDRPTSGSMQVNGRELAQMPPEELARYRRFTVGMVFQAFNLIPSMTLLENVELPMRFAEVERGERAARAQEALERVGLSARVAHRPVELSGGEQQRASIARALVNRPALLLADEPTGNLDSRTGEEIMSYLRECHDRQGLTVLLVTHERGLADRYAQRILTLADGRLVDDTRAEPAAAQAERSEP